The DNA window cacagtatcaaaacacttcacttcgagaatatcaacaaagccgccattattaaaaacaactgccaacacttcaatatggaggtcacaactttgaaacacagttgaaaacagatactgtgtatttcaatatggagactgcaaatattgcatgtcagcccgggatatatacttgctactccataactctactaaacaacaactagCTAACTTTTACCATCAAGATCGactctttatatatgtgcctggccaggcttctagaaagttacattacaaaatatatcttcgtgaaaattctagagtgcgtaatacacagTGTACAGTGGATGGAATattctagtgcctattaccattctggaagttacagtgtgtttcacaattttggattacaatttatatatacaggtaagaagaaattataattttttttttgctaggggctttacgtcgcaccgacacagataggtcttatggcgacgatgggataggaaaggactaggagttggatggaagcggccgtggccttaattaaggtacagccccagcatttgcttggtgtgaaaatgggaagcaacggaaaacccttttcagggctgccgatagtgggattcgaaccttctatctcccggatggaagctcacacccgcgcgcctctacgcgcacgaccaactcgcccggtaattataatattaattcacaggtatttacattaacggaattgGTATAAATGTCTATCTACAACACATGttttatgacataacctcacacataataCGATCATTCGACGACGTAAGTAACAATAATACTAATGctaaatggatgtacacttcatagctatacattacaagtaataataataaccataatcgtaaaataataataaacatcgtaaaatataattattattattattattattattattattattattattattattattattattattattattattattattattattattattatagctcgatATCTGCATTTGTTACCCATGGATgaaagaacattgttttcaagttatacctgttatcgcacttgcgtcaaaccatactctaattcgggtctccttattcttactacaatccctaaataccctcatgaccatgtgaagagattacctcctcatattaacatctaggtatttACATTGATACCCTACcgtgcgagttagccgtgcgtttagagtcgcgcagctgtgagcttgctttcgggagatagtggattcgaactccactatcggcagccctgaagacgattttgcgtggtttcccattttcacaccaggcacatgctggggctgtaccgtaattaatgccacggtcgcttctttcccattcctatcccatcctcgccataaaacctacccatCTTAAAGCAAATAGTAGAACGGACCTGTCACTTCGTcaacagtccgactcattggctgaactgtcagcgtactggcctttggttcagcgggtcccgggttcgattgccggtcgggtcggggattttaaccttaattggttaattccaatggcacgggggctgggtgtatgtgttgtcttcatcaccatttcatcctcatcacggcgcgcaggtagcctacgggagtcaaatataaagacctgcacctggcgagccgaacccatcctcggatatctcggcactaaaagccatacgacatttcatttcacttcgtcaacacagtaattaaaactgagagggctttccCCTTGGTGAAACTTAGAAACTTACCTTTCCATCCCGTCTCCCGTTAGGCCATCTCAAGTCATTTTGtatttgctcacaatcctgtaacttatgtaCTGTACAGTAATCTTATGACTGGGGCTAGAATTTtgtcttttaattggttcacaaaaGGCATTACAGAAATTACATTACATTGTctcttttaggggctgcctggccgaggcggtaaaggcgtgctcggttcgcccggaaggacgtgggttcgaatccccgtcaggaaatcgtaaaatttaagaaacgagatttccacttccggaggtgcatatggccctgaggttcactcagcctacacaaaaaataagtaccaggttaattcctggcggcaaaggcggccgagcgtagagctaacagttctaccccatcacgtgccgaggttaacaatggtggaagcctttaccttctactcctccaagggcctttatggcctgtacggagatgactttgctttttgtctCTTTTGCCCTTTTGTATTTTTAGTTCATTTTCTACAACTATACGTCCTTACTATGCTATTTTATGGAATTATACTAGTTTATACATTTCGACCCATTTTCTTActtgtttgaggattttgaagcatttacgcgtctGGTATTGGATATTATGGCAACTTTATGTGAGGATGAACATGGAGACTTGAGAATCATCACAACGCTTTCTCGAGCTTCATCACTTACTTGTTGGAAATGTCGACATTCCGGGATAGACACCTCTAATTGGAGAAATCTTCCTTGTCAACAGACGagatttttcttctgaagacgcagaacaaagttatctgcgaaaggtaaagaatgtcaccttgttttcttgatatgaaataagcccaaaagcttactgttctttgagtcatcagtccatagactggtttgatacagctctcagtgccactgccgatgacaggtgacgaatttacatctactacgataaagagggcagcacggtgctctgtagtttaaagatggcggatgacagctgtcagaaaagcacgtggctgtcaaaaagcacgtggctttgtttaccacgcgctagttaggttaagttggtaccactaaggtttagacccgtccagatggcagtactgaggttagcgatgcgttgttgtctgtcaaaaagcacgtggctgtcaaaaaacacgtggctttgtttacctcgcgctagttaggttaagttggcactactgaggtttaggcccgtcaagatggcagcagtgaggttagcgatgcgttgttgtcgatgacagctgtcaaaaagcacgtggctttgtttacaaattcaaatctcgcgccaaaattcaaatctcccgccaaaattcaaatttcccgtcagaattcaaatttcccgcgggaggaggccgcagaacccgcttattatactacttgtcCCTACCTGTTTCAccacctaaacttccctcaaaaaccaactgtacaagtcctgggtgtcttaagatatgccctatcattctatctcttcttctggtcaaatttagcctaatcgatctcctctcaccaattcgattcagtatcccttcattcgtgattcgatctatccatctcacctccagcattcttctgtaacaccacatttcaaaagcttctattctctttctttctgagctagttataatccatgtttcactaccatacaatgccacgctccacgcgaaagtcttcgaaaacatctttctaattcctatatcaatgtttgaagtgagcaaatttcttttcttaagaatggccttccttgcttgtgctggtctgcatttcatgtcctccttcctTCTACCACAATTATGTATTTTACTACCAAATAACAATACTCGtctacttccttttaagacttcatattctaatctaatatttcctgaccgagctcgatagctgcagtcgcttaagtgtgtccagtatccagtaatcgggagatagtgggttcgaacccgactgtcggcagccctgaagatggttttccatttttacaccaggtaaatgctggggctgtactttaattaaggccacggccacttccttctcattcctaggcttttcctatcccatcgtcgccataaccctttcagacctgaaagaaaactggaggtgtgaatttttgtttgtacgtcaagaactgactaaaatgctcctcaatacacatattaatagtttattttacaaaataaaaactaacatccgaaaaacaggacccacacaattgtgcgtatcaaaattcaaaacctcgttgtatcacgtacgatggtgtagcttcaaaatttacgttcactaaccaaagtacacacttcattgaatatattccggtattcagtaaagcttctagattaatataaacgcagtaaataaatgcttactttcggcactactgcttcctgccatctcgccgatcaactgtgctttttaaactcttcttccttcgccctggcggtcaagcgcatactaaaatcaattgaaatacacgccacgtgtcctgcacaatcactgcagtccggtgtagcgccgaaaaacatcaaatacggtcagggataactaaaatactaacccgcacaattgtgcctactcggtctgaaagggctatgacatatctgtgtcggtgcgacgtaaagcaaatagcaataatatctcctgcatcaccggactttgttcgaccgcactccattacttttgttttggacttattttcatcttgtattccttctccaagactctgtctataccattcagcaattctcCAATATTATAATGCCTCTTACCTAAACATGGCTATAGGCCTACCAACTCGATTGGTAaattgatgaccgagctcgatagctgcagtcgcttaagtgcggccagtatccagtattcgggacatagtaggttcgaaccccactgtcggcagccctgaaaatggttttccgtggtttcccattttcacaccaggcaaatgctggggctgtaccttaattaaggccacggccgcttccttctcactcctagccctttgccgtcccatcgtcgccataagacctacctgtgtccgtgcgacgtaaagcaagtagcaaaaaaaaaagaacctggTAAATTGAtggttaaatttcattttaaatttgtcattttgtaagttttcggatcattttactcgatttttcttaaataattttaggtTATCAAATTCCTGGCCCTGATTATGACGTCAGACTGCAGAAATGTCAGTTTCTATATTAGTTTCCACTCGATGTGTCGGGTTTCTTCAGCCTACAGAGTAGGAAGTGAGCATTGAATCAACTATTATGGTTCTGACCCGTTCAGAAATGCCATAATATGCTCATTAGGTACATATAGTTCCAAATGGAGGTTTGGTTTTCATGGCCTATGACCGCACTGAACACATTCCTTTGATCTCTGTTCGACCGTATCGCTTTCTGTTTCACCTGCGATAACTGTCATGAGTATAGCTATTATTTCGTGTGTAGCGCGCACCGCTCAAGCACCTTGTAGGTGCTGCTGTCGCGCGGAGGTTCACCGTACTTAGGCTAGAATGTCGATATAGCTGCGCACGCACGCTCCTCAACGAAGAGGGGGTTGAATGTGGGGCTCGCTGTCTGAAACCAGTCTCGTGGTTGCCCTGCTCCTGTGTTGTTCGTTATATGGCGTCCATTGTTGTGACATTCGCGTCGCGTCCAACCGCTTTCCGCGTCGTGTGTGCTGTGTAAATCCGATATGTCGAGTGGTAACATTGTGGTGGAATGGTTGCGGTCGCTACATCTCGGCCAGTACGCTGAATCCTTCATTGATAACGGCTACGACGACTTGGAGATTTGTAAACAAGTAGGCGATCCAGACCTGGATGCAATTGGTGTGTTTAATCCAGCCCATAGAAACCGTCTCTTACAATCAGTGCGTACCTTAAGGGAAGAAGGGGCTGCGTCCGTTTATTTCACTCTAGAAGAAACAGCGGCTGTCCACGAGGAATGTCAGTGTGACAGTTCTTCGCGAACTTCCTCTGGACAGCAAGGTTCCACTGACAAGGATCGCAGTCCCACATCCTCATCCGCAAATAGCGCTCAAGAGTTGGGTAAATATTTGGACGAATATGAGGAGGGGAAAGCAGAACTTGTAAGGATTCCTAGACTTCAGCTCAAGCTACTACTGAAGGAGAAGGTAGCTCAGGATGGCATTCGCCTCAGCAACCAGCCCTACTCAACAAAGGTAAGTTTACGTCCTTCTGAAACcaaatttttaatgtataataatcTATGCCTTTGACATCCCCATTACTGAAGTTCGTCTTTAAAACCCAGTGGTCGAATAAGTTTAAATTTAACGGCATTAAACTACTAAATATGATCTGTCTGCCATTTAAGTCTGGGTTCGAACGGACAACCTTGGGAACAGGAAGCGAATGCCTAATTTGTTGCAGCACAGAGCTGGCCTTGAATACTTAAGAAGCCGTGAGTCCAATTGTCTGTCAAGACCGCCTGCTTTTGTACCCATGAACCGTCCACATTTGTCACCTGTCAGTTCATTTTGCCTATGCACCGGATGTTCAGTTACATATTCCACAGAAGAAATAAAATCATTGAGATAGCAAGCTTTCTGTTTTATACGATAGTAGTCTCGGAAAAGCAATTTTTATATGGAATCTAAACCACTTCAAAAATTCACCGTACAGTAGGCTATATTGAATTGGATTCGAACAGCGTACCTCTTACATTTAACGGAGGTGCAACGTTATTGTAACCAGCTTCCTGTACTTTGTGTGTGACGTTGCCTTTTTCTTTAAGACTTGTGTGCTTGCGGTCGGGAATTGGGAAGGGAATGGTCAGTATTTTATACGTTACGTAGGCATATTATTTTGCTGCTTGCTTGGAGCGGAAGTCTTCACGGTAGGGAACAGTGAGGAAAGGATTTCTTAAATGCACTAGAGGGGGAATTTTTGCCATTTTTCCTCTCATTTAAACTAATatttaaattattccagtccttactgaaagtgctctgaaacttgaaattaAAAATATGTTGAAGATTGTCGTTCAGATAATAAAATTGTCTCCTAAGATACCGGGTGCGTAGTAAGCTGCTATGTACTTTCTGTGTTAATTTTCTAAATATCTCGTCTTTTTGAGAGTCTGTCAGATCTACCGTTTTGCCCCTTTAAAACAGCTACCACCAATACCAGATCAACATCCTCACTTTTCTTCGGCTCTACAGCCTCTATTTTGAAAAACATTCCTCTATCGCAATGTTTATACACTGTTCTGTCATTGTGATTTCTGATTAATTTAAATATGCTGTATTGTCATGCCAACGTGATCGCCTTGATTTTTTATTTAACAAAAATATAATTCGCCTGGCATGTAAATAGCTATATTGATACAACAAACGTAGGTGTAGGTTCAATAGTTTGTGAGAAAAGTGTAGGCTACATACAAGGAACACAGTATAGGCCAAATCTCTTTTTTTAGACTACTTCTCAAAAATCTTAGCCGTTGATCCTGAAACTGCCATGTGAAGAAATACGTGATCCCAGGATTAAAATTGCCAATGCAGAGCATAAATCTCGGCCGAAAACAAAGTTAGCTATTAGATGTTTCCGAGACGCTTGGCCCATTTGCCGCAGGAACGTTATCTTCTTCAAGAGCACAAGGTATATGCTAACAACTTGCCCTCTGATGTCAGGTTGACCCCTCTCCGTCCATCACGTGGTAGTTACACAAACCGGTCGCCCACGTGGCGCCCCCTATGTTTGGTTTGTGACCTTCTGAATAACGCGCGCGCTCACACACTTTTAAAACTCGCTCCCTGTAATGGCATTCGATCTGTTCTAAATGGGCACTTAGTAATGGTCGTGAAATTACCTGTTTTACATTGTAATGTTACGAGCTTTTCACTTCATTCACACGCCACTTAGAATGCGCTGAATGCAAGGTATGGCATTCTAGCGGACTGCAAGGAGCTCCTGAAGTTATGAAGTGATATGAAGACAGTTTTGGAGTAGCTCGAGATGAAACAAATTAATGAAATAGACACAGATATGAACGAACTGGTGGGATATTggagaaaatttatttattaaactagtAATCTAATAAGTCTTGATTATCCATAAAATACAAGGACATGTATTCAAGAAGAAAAACTTCCTCCAGCTCTTTTACAAGGTGGTGGTGTCCCGACAATGGATGTGACATTACCAAGCATTAGAGCTACGCTGATGCGCTGAATAAAAAAAATACGTTGATCGCCTATCGCCGGAAATACAAGCAATCCGTTGACCTacctctttgataaaattgagaccatcattacccccccccccccttcccccctaGGTACCAATCGATTCAGTGGCTACTGGCAGGAAGAAGAATTTATCCAACAAATCACTGTATTTTCTTCTTGTAGAATTTTCCCTATTCGCGCCTGCATCTCCAGCACCCAGTGACGAAAGGGGAAGGTTGGACTGGGTGAATTTCTCGGCACAGGTAAAATCCCACAGGAGAGACTTACCCCTTTTCCATGgcacatacattatagactgttgtgcctttcagcgttcagtctgcaagcctatgtgaattaactaaacgtctccACAGTAGTCTATTTTTAACCACCTCTGTcgcttcgtttagttccatacctctcacCTTTGAAACATTAGAAACTGTGTTTTCAtgcccctctacttctcttaccttccatgacagtccattatcctcctccattcaactcgcatgaccccaccaccgaagccagcttATACGCACTActtcattgagttcattcctaacttaccctttatctcctcattccgagtaaccctccagccattgttcccacctgtttgtaccggcgatCAGTCTCGCTATTTTAATGTCTTTACTTCtaacttagccgggctgagtggctcagacggtggaggcactggccttctgaccccaacttggcaggttcgatcctggctcagtccggtggtatttgaaggtgatcacatacgtcaacctcgtgtcggtagatttactggcacgtaaaagaactccggcgggacaaaattccggcacctaggcatctccgaaaaccgtaaaagagcagttggggggacgtaaagctaattattattattattattattattacttctaacttacgagtaAAATATCGTGAGTCCACCCTATCTTTCTTTCCCGTactgcaaagttggtctgaaatcagaccAGTGTGAAAATAGTGTCGCCTAGGAGCTGATATTTTtcgtacagaacactgttgatcgcaactgcgaactgatagacattattttatttctttttagttTAATTTTAACTGGATTTCCATGCACTTACAGAAACCTTCGGTTGGTCATTTCAAGCGTtttaatagtataataataataataataataataataataataatacgactttctttctttctttctttctttctttctttctttctttctttctttctttcttgatctgtttaccctccagggttggtttttccctcggactcagcgagggaccccacctctaccgccttaaaggCAGTGTCCTTTGTCGTCAGACTTTGAGTGgggtatacaactagggaggaggaccagtacttcgtccagtcggcctcgcctgctatgctatgCTGCCTTGTGGGGGGAACGGAAGATTGaaggagatagacaaggaagagggaaggaagcggccatggccttaagttagataccatcctggtgTTTGCCTGgaggaaccactgaaaaccacttcgaggatggctgaggcgggaatcgaaccccctctctactcagttgacctcccgaggctgagtggaccccgttccagccctccttcCACTCTCAGAATTTCGtggtaatcatgctaaccactccaccacagagagGCGGgcagtaatgaataataataattcttgcttTTCGAACACCTTGGTGGGATTGAAGGTACGAATTTTTTcacatgttttacggtcggatgcctttcttgacgtcaACCGTACACACATTTATTATTACGCATCTCTCTCTGCGTGCGCGTAATATCGCAGCCTTGACGAAAGGTCTCCACCCAGAGCGGTCTTCAGCTGTTCTTAGAATAAATTAGAAGGATAGCGTGGTGATGAACCGTATACAAT is part of the Anabrus simplex isolate iqAnaSimp1 chromosome 10, ASM4041472v1, whole genome shotgun sequence genome and encodes:
- the LOC136881767 gene encoding sterile alpha motif domain-containing protein 5; the protein is MSSGNIVVEWLRSLHLGQYAESFIDNGYDDLEICKQVGDPDLDAIGVFNPAHRNRLLQSVRTLREEGAASVYFTLEETAAVHEECQCDTELVRIPRLQLKLLLKEKVAQDGIRLSNQPYSTKVSLRPSETKFLMYNNLCL